The DNA segment GCGACCCGCAACTGTTCAAGGTGAACATCAACACCCTCGAGATTGTCCAGATCGCCAATTTCCCTGGTATCGTGGCCGCCCCGGCTGTCTCACCCGATGGCGACAAGATCGCGTGCGTGCTTTCCAAAGACGGCAACTCGGAGATTTACGTTCTGGACACGAAAGGCCGCGTTATCAAAAGGCTCACCCGCCACAGCGCCATTGACACCGCTCCGAGCTGGTCACCCGACGGCCGCTTAATCGCATTCTCGTCCGATCGCACCGGTTTACCGCAGATCTATCTTATGGATTCCGATGGCCTGAACGTGAGACGGCTGACCTTTCAGGGTAGCTACAACGACTCTCCCATCTGGTCAAGCCGCGCCGATCGTATCACTTTTGTCAGTCGTACCAAACACGGTCGCTTTGATTTGGCTTCGATTGACACCTCGGGCTATGACTACCGCATCCTGACTGAATTGGGCATGAACGAAAACCCGCACTTTTCTCCCGATGGCAAACACATCGTCTTCTCCTCGTCACGACTTGGCCCGCAGGACATTTTTACGATGGATATTACCGGGCGCAACCAGCGGCGTCTGACCCGCTCCGGCAAATGTTCCAACCCCGACTGGGGGCCGATCAAATAAATCGACATTTTATCCGCTGCCGTTGGGCGGCCGCGCCGGTGGCGCGTATAATTAATCGACAGAGCAAAGGCTGAAATTCTCTTTTTTATATTGACCGGCTATCCGTCTTACTGTAGATTGGCAAGCGATATATGGATATATTGGTGAAAACTAACATTTAACGTCCTTCAGGGAGGTTGATTGATTATGAAAAAAGTCGCATTGCTCCTGCTAATTGGTGTGTTTGCCTTGGCTTTCATGGGCTGTCCGGGTAAGCCTCCGCCACCCCCACCTCCTCCGGTAGACACCGCCGAGACCACTCAGCCCGTCGAGCCCGAACCCGAACCGGAACCAGCTCCTCCGCCGAAAGCGGAGTTGAAAGAAGCTCAACTACAAACTGTGTATTTTGATTTTGACAAGTTCAACCTCCGCAACGATGCCAAAGCGGCCTTGGACCACAATGCCAGCCTGCTTAAGGAGTATGAGGATGTTGTGATCAAAATCGAAGGTCACTGTGACGAACGCGGAACTGTCGAATACAACCTGTCGCTTGGTGAAAAGAGAGCCAAAGCCGCTCAGGATTATCTGGTCGGACTGGGTATCGAGCCTGCCCGAATTTCAATTATCAGCTACGGCAAAGAGCGACCGATAGACACAGGCCACAACGAAGAGGCCTGGGCCAAAAACAGACGGGCGGAGTTCCGTATTATTTCGCAATAACGTCGCAAGGTATATGCCTATGCTGACCCATAAAAATAGAAACACAACCGCCATACTCGTTATGGCGGTTGTGTTTATCGGAATCGGCCTGAGCGGTTGCGCCACCAAGCGCAATATCGATGAACTCGCGGCCGAAGTACGCCAGGTCCAGAGACAGAACGTACAAACCCAGGAAACGCTGGCCCACCTCGACTCCACTGTTACCGCCGGTGCTGAATCGAACGACAGGCTCCGGGCTGATGTCGCTGTCACCATGAATGAACTCCGCCAGCAAATAGATATGCTTCTGGAAAACTACAATGAGCTTCTCGCGCAGATAAATCAAATGGGACGGCAACCGTCGGTTACCCATGTAATCCGCAGTTCACCGGGAGCTTCCGAGCAAACAACGGTGACCAAAGTCGATTCCGCCGCAACCAGACCGGTCGAGACGGCTCCATCGCAGCCGGCCATCGACTGCGATGCTACCTATGACAACTCGTTTATCCTCGTCCGGCAGGGAGAATACGAAAAGGCTATCGAGGGATTCAGGCTCTATTTGGAGAATTGCCCCAAACATTCCTCTGCCGAGAACGCCTACTATTGGATAGGCGAATCGTATTATTCGCTCGAGAAGTATGTCGATGCTATCAACGAGTTCAAATACCTGATCGATAATTTCAAGAGCTCGGTCAACGCCAGCCGGGCCATGTACAAAATGGCTCGCTCGCAGCAGGAACTGGGCAAGACCAGTGAGGCCAAGGCAACATTCCAGAGGGTTATCGATGAATATCCGGAGACTCTGGAAGCCAGCCAGGCAAAGGAGAGACTCAAAGACCTGTGATGACAGTTGCGGCCATACGGTTAAATCTCTTAACCCCGACAGCGCCCATTTTGCCCGGTCGGGGTTTTTATCAACTCGAAGAAGAATCTCTGTTTGTTCAGGTAGGTACATTCTCGAAAAACCACCGCTTCTTCTCATTTCTGGAGTCGCGCGATGTACGCTTCGATTTCGATAAACAGGGACGACTGATCTTTATCGAGGTGGAAATTCCCAGACGGCAATGGCAGATCGAACCGCTGCTGTCACCACCGAGGCCCGATGCTGTCGCGGATATCCGGTGGCTCAATTTCCGGGACACCATGCCGCAACCGGAAATCCGCACCAATGATAATAAAAGCATCCTGAGACTATCGTTTGGTCACTGCGGCAAACTGACAAGCTATTATGTCTCTCAGTCAGTTATTGTTCAGTTGGATCAGGACGGCTCGCTGGGCAATCTTTGGATTACCGATATAACCGATGATATAGCAGGACAGGAGATCAGCGCGTTCAGGAGACAAATAAGAGCGGAACACTCCTATTACTCATAGAGAATAAGAAAGCAGCAACTATTTTTTTGCCTGTCCCCAGTAAGGCAAAGTGTCCCATTTTGTACCCAATGGTACAGGCTTAAACGGCCGAAAGACATGAAACCAATTTTCGTAACGCTATATTTGCCAACATCTTATGTAGCACAGACATGGCTTGGCATGGCGTTTGTAGTAATAAACGGCGAAGCTATGAATACGAAGATTAACCTTTTAGCCTAACTTACGGAGGTTTGTTATGAAATCCACAACCAGACTACTGACTCTGTTGACGCTGCTCGTCGCCGCCACCTTCTTGTTCGGAACCGCCGTATACGCGGGTAACGATGAGGGTGGGCAGAAGGGTTTTGTTGACCTGAACGGTGACGGATTCAACGACAACATGAAAGATGACGACGGCGATGGCATCCCGAACTGCATCGATGAAGACTACGTGAAGGAGTGCGACGGTGAAGGCACTATGACCAAATCCGGCAACACCTATGCGTACAACTTCCAGTACAAGCTTCAGCCGAAGCACATGGTACAGTCTCGTCACATGGTCTTTTCCGAGCGCAAAGCGATGCTCGAGGGCGTGACCCCCGAGGATCCGATGGGCAATGCCGGCTCGATCGGCCAGGGTTCTTTCAATCCGGGAATGAATGAAACCGCCATCAAGAATGCTCCGGAAACTACCGGCAAGCATGGCACAGAATAAATTACCGGTGTCAGTTAGCAAATTGGGAATGGCGGCTTCGGCCGCCTTTCTCGTATCTAAAATGAAGTGAAGATACTCAGCTGAGGGATAAAGATGAGAAAGATAATTGGGCTAACGGTTTCGGTAGTTTTCCTGGTTACGGTTCTATCCACATATGCCGAAGTGATACCCGAAATAACACTTAGCGGAGGTTATACCGACAACCTGTTCAATGATACGTCGTCTTTTGGCGACAGCTACATCACCGTTAGCCCGAATCTAAAATACTACCCATCTTCACAGGTGGAAATGGCCTTTTCCGGCGCCTACACGACTTACGACTCAGCCAGCCTCAGCAATCTCTCCGGCAGTGCAGCCATCACGATCATTCCGGAGTCCAAGAACGAGAAACTCAATTTCATGATATCCGGCGGCCTGAGCGGTCTCAATTATGATTCTGAGATCTACGAAGCATACAACCGCTGGGGCGCCGAAGCCGACTTCACCATGAGCTATAATGTCACCCCCGGTGTCATATTCCGAAGCGGTGCGTCGCTGGGTAAAACCGGCTATCCCAACTCGCCGAGCGGTGACAGCGAAGCCCTCGGAGTTTTCGCGGGCCTCAACTTCACTCCATTCGGGTCAAACAGCCTGAACCTCGAAGCAGGTTATTCTCTTCAGAGATATGTTACGGGACTGGATACCTCTGTAGTAACTAACGGCCGACGCCAGAGCCTGAGCGTCGAAGGCGAGAAAAGCAAATTCCAGGTGGCCAATTTCTCGGCCCGATACTCCCGTCCTTTTGGAGTACGCACCGGTTTCAGCGCTTATTTCTCGCAGAAGTATTTCGCTAAAGACGTCGAGTCAATTATCTATGGATTCAGCGTTGATTATCTCTCACCCTGGTACAACCTTTGGGATGGCTGGTCCGCAGGCGCCAATATCAAGAACTACCCCGGAAAGAGTTTCATTTTAGAACTGGGCGGAAGTTACACATACAAAAACTATGTCCCCAACCTGGACGTCATCGGAGAGTCGATAGTTATTGAACAACGCGACGACGAGCGCTCGGTAGCGTATGTTCGAATCCAGCGTCCCTTCTCGTTCTCAAACGGTAATTTGATCCGACCGACCGTTCAATTCTCGTGGGTGGATAACAGCTCTGACCTGGTGGAATACGATGTCTCCTACTACGATATCACCGCCAGCCTGACATTCAAGTTCTGAGTCACATCTTAAATCGTGTCAGAAAGCTTAGTTGACAGCCCATGCCGGGTGTGATTTATTTCGGCATGGGCAAAGCCGATTCCGAAATCCAAAAGCAACTCAAAGAACTTCGCGACCAGATCAATCACCACAATCGCCTGTACTATGTCGAAGATCGGCCGGTTATCTCCGACGCCGACTACGACCGCCTCTTCGACCGCCTGCTCCAGCTCGAAAAAGAACATCCTGAACTCATAACGCCCGACTCCCCCACCCAGCGCATCGGTTTCGCACCATCGAAACGGTTCGAGCCGCTCGAACACCGTGTCCCGATGCTCTCGCTTCAGAAAGTAACCACCCCCGAAGAATTTTCGGAGTTTGACCGCCGGGTAAGAGAAGGTCTGGAGGTCACATCGGATGTCGAGTATGTCACCGAACCGAAGCTCGATGGTCTGGCAGTGGAACTTATTTACGAAAGCGGTTTATTCGTTCGCGGTTCCACTCGCGGTGATGGCTTCATCGGCGAGAATATCACTCCCAATCTCAAGACTATCAGAAATATCCCGTTAAGGCTTTCGGACGAAGCAGGCTCAAAATATCCGCTGCTCGAAGTTCGCGGCGAGGTAATCATGCGACGCTCGGCCTTTGAACGGCTCAACAAATGGATGATACAGAACAATCAGGCGCCGCTGGCCAATCCGCGCAATGGCGCCGCCGGGTCGCTCAGGCAGCTTGACTCGTCAATCACCGCCTCTCGCCCGCTGATTTTTTACGCCTATGGGATTTCCGAAACGGAGCTCGAGGGATTGGACAATCAGTATGGCACCATGAAATTTCTTGAATCCGAGGGTTTCACGGTACACAAACAGACCACCCTGGCAAGTGGCGCAAAGGAGGTCTCGGCCGCCTTTGACAGGCTGTCCGACGAGCGCGCTAACCTTGACTACGATATCGATGGCATGGTTACCAAGGTCAACAGCTATGCGCAGCAGCGGATCCTGGGGCAAATATCGCGAGCGCCCCGATGGGCAGTGGCGTGGAAATTCGCCGCCGAACAGACTGAGACTATTTTAGAAGGCGTGGAGTTTTCAGTCGGCCGCACCGGCGCTATCACCCCGGTGGCGAAGCTCAAACCCGTGAGGGTGGGCGGCGTGATTGTCTCCAATGCCTCGCTGCACAACGAAGATGAGCTCAAGAACCTCGATATCCACATCGGCGACTCGGTAATCGTACAGAGAGCCGGTGATGTTATCCCTGAGGTGGTCGAGGTGATTCTTGCTAAGCGCCCAAAAGGAGCAAAACCGGTTGTCTTCCCGACCAAATGCCCATCGTGCGGGACCAAAATCATCCGGCCCGAAGGCGAGGCTGCTCACCGGTGTCTGAACACCGCCTGTCCCGCCCAAGTCGAAGGCAGCCTGATTCATTTCGCGTCCAAAGGCGGACTTGATATCGATGGCCTCGGCGACAAATTAGCCAGACAGTTGATCAAAGAAGGCCTGGTCAAAGATCCATCGGATCTGTTCTTTCTGAAGAAGGAACAACTGCTCCCTCTCGAATTAATGGCGGATAAAAAGGCGTCCAACCTCATAGAGGCCATAAACCGCTCCCGACAGACCGAACTTCCGCGGGTGATTTTCGCTCTCGGTATCATGGGCGTCGGCGAATCGGCAGCCCGAGTTCTGGCTGAACATTTTGTATCGTTCGTAAGGCTTAGAAACGCCTCACTGGAGGACCTGACCAACATAGCCGGAATCGGTCCGGTGATAGCCGCCAATATCTTTGAGTATTTTCGCAATCCCGGCAATATCGAGATGCTCCGGCGCATGAAAGAGGGCGGCCTGGTGCTGCCCGATTTTAAATCCACCGCCACCGGCGGCGCGCTGGCGGGCAAGACTTTTGTCATAACCGGCACCCTCTCCAAACCTCGCAACCACTTCAAAAATCTCATTGAGCAGCAGGGCGGCAAGGTCTCCGGCTCGGTCTCGGCCAAAACCGATTACCTCCTGGCCGGCGCCGATCCCGGCTCGAAACTCGATAAGGCCGGCAAACTGGGCGTTACCGTCCTGGACGAAGACTCATTCAACGCACTTTTGGGTTGACAATTGCATCCGTTGACATTACCTTATGGACAAAATCAGTCTATATAATACAATTTCGCTATGCCAAACAATATTAGGAGAATAAAATGAGCCTTTATATGAAAAGGTTCGTGTACGCCTCCCTGTTTTATCTGGCTCTGGCGGCTATTATCGGGATACTCGATGGTACCATGAACCTGGGATATGCCGCCACCTTCGCCCACACCCACTTCAACTTGCTCGGCTTCATGGCAATGATCGTATTCGGCATCGGCTATTTCATTCTGCCCCGCTTCAACGGCACCGAACTTCGGTTCGAAAGCTGGATCCCGGTCCACTTCTGGCTTGCCAACATAAGCCTTGTCGGCATGGTTGTGTTCAGAGGGCTTTCGGTGGAAACCGGCGCCGATATCTACTCGGTTCTGTTCGTAATCAGCGCCAGCGCGCAGGTTATCTCCATCTTTATGTTTGTAGTCAACATTTGGATTACGTTGACGCCGAAGAAACAGCCGCAGGCCAAAACGCCGATAGGACAGCCATCCTCCCCATCGACCCCTTCCGCAACATTTGTGGTGGACGAGCCAAAGCCGGTGGTCCGTGTTTCTGCTGACACTCCGGTCGCTTACCTGGTGGACACTCTTCCCTCGCTGAAAGAAACTCTTGTCCGCGGGGGTCTGACTCCTCTGGGAATGCCGGGGCACATGGACAAAGTAAGGGCAGCGGGCGTCACTTTGGGAAACGCCGCCAGAAATCACGGGTTGGATCTTGACCAACTGATAAGGGATATTGAGGATGAACTGAAACGGAACGGATTTGCGACCGGAAACGACATCAGCGCGCAACCTAAATTCACTGCCACGACTATGATCGGCGACGTTATCGCCAACAATCCGAGAGCGCGGGCGACATTTCAGAAGTATTTCGGGTCGGGCTGTTTTGACTGCCCCGGGCAGGCTTATGAGTCTATCGACATGGCCTGCCGCATGCACGGCATACAGCCGGAAGTGTTTCTAAAAGAATTGAACGAAACAGTATAGACAACAAGGGCGGCCCTGAGCCGCCCTTTTTTCTGCCTATTCTTTGGTAAGTTTCTTTTCGAGGTCTTTCAGCGCCTTGGTCAACTTATCAACCTTGGCTTCAAGACTCTTCAAGTCGGACTGTTTGGCCACATTCAGTGATTTCACCACCTTGGCGAATTCCTGCTGTGTCTCGTCAGCCCCCTTCGCGATCTTTTCTTTAAGTTGCGATGTTGACTTCTCGGCCCTATCGAGAAGCTCCATGACCGCCTTCTTGCGATCCGACTTGTCCAACTCCCCCTTCTTGATCAGATCGTCGATGATCTTCTCGGCCTTCTCCCTGGTCACCTGGATCACTCCTATTGACGCCAGAATAGTGTTCTTCAGTACTGACATGGATTTGTCACCTCCTAATGATATTATTTTCTGAAACAACTCTTTCGATTCTTTGATGTCCTCCCATGATGAAGCTTCGGTGAGCATGACTCGCCCCAGTACCGCTAAAGTAATATCTTTGCCTGTAGCATTGTCAACAACTCTCAGCTCAATATCGTTCCTGATCATTCTGGCAAGATCGGCCTGCGTTATTACCCGGCTTTCATCGGCATCGTACAACCGCCGATTTTTGTGTCTCTTAATCAGCTTCATACTGTATTATAGTGCACTGCACCATAGATGTCAAATAAAAAAAGCGGCCGGGCCGCTCAGGCGGGCATTAGTGCTTACCGGTGGACATCAAAACGATACTGACTATTTCCAGAAGTCTCTCGCACGAAAACGGCTTTTTGATAAACATGTCGCCGCCCGATTTAAACGATCTACCCATATCGTCGGTGCGGTCTTTCCCTGTCAGGAAGATTACCGGCACATTGGCGAACTCGGGGTCGCTCTTGAGAGACTGACAGATATCATAACCGTCAACCCCTGGCATCATGATATCCAGCAGGATAACATCGGGCTTGAACGCCCTGGCTTTTTCGATAGCTCTATTGGGAGAATTCTCAGTCTGAACTTTGAAACCGTGCTCGACGAGGAATGTCTCAACGATCTCCGTTATCTCCGGTTCGTCATCGACAACCAGGACTTTGGCAGTATTTATCTCTACTTTGTAGGACATAATATATCTAACTTAAAGTCCTTACACTTCTTGTACTTGTTTATAGTGTCGGAACTCTCGACTAAAAACTTTACACTATTTAAGCCGATTTCACCAGATGAATAGGGTTAGTGGTAGTGACGTAACCCGCTATATAACAACCCCTTAAGATCGATGCTTGAGCCCGGACTCACAAATTCCAACTCAGGCGGAAATATCAGGGAAAATTTTCTGCTCCGCGACTCTTCTTCAGCAGCAACTGCCAAAGGCACCTCACAGGTCCAAAAGAATCTCAATACGGTACGACACCGCTTCACTGCCGCCTCAGATAACTCGCCGCCGGAAGAGGATGCCCGGCGGGGAATCGACTCATTCGCAGATGCCTCTCTTCGCGGTACAAAGAGATTCGCACTCCACGGCCGGTGCGCCGGGCCATTTTAAAATTGCCATTGGGGGGCAAACAGACTATCCTATGCGGTGATGAAAGAGGCTGATAACATAAAAATCATCTCGCGCAATCGCAAGGCTCGACACGATTTCGAAATCCACAGCACCATTGAGGCGGGCATCGAGCTGGTCGGCACCGAAGTCAAGTCGCTTCGTGACGGAAAAATCAATATTGCCGATTCTTACGCCTTTATTGAGAACGGTCAGGTGTGGCTTAAGAACCTGCACATTTCCCCGTATAAAATGGCTTCCGATGGCGGTCACGACCCGATGCGGCTGCGGCGCCTGCTGTTGCACAAAAGGGAGATACGCAAGTTGTCCGTGCAAACCGAGCAGCGTGGCATGACCCTGATCCCTCTTTCCATTTATTTCAAGGGGAAAGTCGCCAAAGTCGAACTGGCGGTGGCGGCCGGACGTAAAAGGTATGACAAAAGAGAAGCGATTGCCAAAAGCGAAGCGGATAAAAGGATCCAGCGCGCCACCAAGAAAGACTATTAGATGAATTCGATATACCGACTGATTTCCGTCAACTTCCTGATCGCCCTCGCCCTGGCTTTCGCCGCACCGATCGTGTCGGCCGAAAATGTCAAGGTCGCGATCTCCGGCACAACTCAGGAAATCAAAGCCTATAATGACCGCGAGATCGAATATATCTCTTTCTCGGAGTTCGCCGATATTATCGGCGGCTCGCTCGACTGGTCGCTGGTCGGTCACGAGATAATCTACACTCAGGATACCAACCGCTTTGTTTTCGTTGTTGGCTCGCCCTATTTCAAGCGCAACGACAGTTTGTTCAATCTAACATATCCGGCGCAGTTTATCCAAGGTCAACTGTATCTGCCGGCCGTGACATTTATCCCGTTTCTCGATCACGTGTCCTACCAGAAGATAACGTGGGTGGGCCAGTCCAACACAATCAGGGTTGACTCGGAATATTTCAATGTTACCGATATGACGATGTCGGCTAAAGCCAACGGCCTTCTCATTGAAATCTATCTGACCAGCGCGCTGGCTTATGACATTTTCGTCACTGAAGGTAACTGGATCAATGTATCGATACGCGACGGCAAATTGAACATCCCGCGCCTCCAGTCCCGCCGGGATTCCCGATACATGTACGACCTCAAGACCCATCAGCAATCGCAGGTCGGCCAGTTGTCAATCCGGCTCAAGCGAAAAGTCGACAAATGGACGCACAAGGTTCAGATGGATCCACCTCGAATTCAGATTTCTATTGCCGATGTAAATTTCGATATGGAACCCAGCGACACCACCCCGAAGATCGGCCCCGATGATAAAATCGATGTGATCGTGATCGATGCCGGACACGGTGGAGCGCACTATGGCGCTATCGGGCAGAAAGGCACCCGTGAGAAAGATGTCGCTCTGGGAATCGCCAAGGAACTGGCCAAACTGATACGCAAGGACAAGCAGTTCAAGGTCGTGATGACACGTGATCGCGATGAAACCGTCACACTTCAGGAAAGGGCCGACATCGCCAACAAAGCTTCGGCCGACCTTTTCATTTCAATCCACGCTAATTCGTCGCTAAAACAACACGTGCAGGGCTGGAACGTCTTCTTTCTGGCTCCCGCCAAGAATGACTCCGCCCGCGCTGTCGCCCAGTTCGAAAACAGCGCCTTCTTCCGCGAGCAGGAGCCTGAAAACAACAATAACAGCAGCGGCCTCACCTACGATGACCCCATCCTCACCATTCTCAACGAGATGATTATGACTGAATTCCAGGCGGAATCGCACGATCTGGCCATGATGCTTGATCGCGAGTTCAGGCGAAACCTGAAAATCCCCGCCCGCGGCGTCGATCAAGCCGGGTTTTACGTTCTCAACATGGTCTTTGCCCCCTCCATCCTCGTCGAAGCCGGCTTTATCTCCAACCAGACCGAGGAGAAACTTCTTAAGAAAGACGACTACCAGAAGGATGTCGCCAAAGCCGTCTACGACGCCATTAAACGTTTCAAAGCCAAATACGAAAGTCAATAGGATACATAAATGAGCAAACCGATAAAATCCGATCGTGAAGCACCCATAGGCGTCTTTGACTCCGGGGTGGGCGGCCTTACAGTACTGAAAGAGATATTCAATCTCCTCCCCTTTGAAGACTGCGTCTATTTCGGCGATGTTGGCAGAACCCCGTATGGCGGGCGCTCCAAGGATATCATTACCCAGTTTACGAGGCAGGATGTCGCCTTTCTCATCGAGCAAAAAGTCAAGTTCATCGTGTCTGCCTGCAACACAGCGTCATCGGTAGCGCTGCCTGAAATCAAGCGGGATTATCCCGTCGAAATGATAGGCGTAATAGAGCCGGGAGCCCGCGCCGCCGCCGAGAGGACAAAGGGTGGTAAGATCGGCATTATCGGCACTCACGCTACTATCGGCTCCAATGCCTACGCCAAATGTATCCATGAGATCGACCCCAAATTGAAAGTCTTCTCCCTCGCCTGCCCCCTGTTTGTGCCGCTGGCCGAGGAAGGATATATTGACAAAGAAGCTACTTATCTTATAGCCAGCGATTATCTTCAGACAATGAAGGATGTCGATGTTGACACACTCGTGCTGGGGTGCACACACTATCCACTGCTGAAGCATGTCATTGGTGATGTTATGGGCGACAACGTTCAATTGATTGACAGCGCCGAGGAAACCGCGCGGGTAGTCAACGAACTCCTCTCCGAGATGAACCTTCTCAACCCCCACGCGTCGCAGACGCCCTGTCCTGAAGGCGAGACGAAATATTTTGTCAGTGATGTACCGGAGCGATTTTCCGGTGTCGCCTCACGTTTCTTGGGCCGCGAAGTCAGCCGCATCACGAGGGTGGATATAAGCAGGTATTAGCAAACCACATGCAACTAGTCCTGGCCACAAATAACGAAGATAAAATCAGGGAAATCCGGCATCTGCTCGATGACCTTCCGGTCACGATTATGACCCGAAACGATTTCCTTGAATTCCCCGATGTCGAGGAAACCGGAACAACCCTCGAAGAAAACGCTGTCCTCAAGGCCCGCGCTATCTCGGAATTCTGTGACCTGCCCGCTCTGGCCGATGACAGCGGCCTTGAGGTCGATGCTCTGAATGGCGCTCCCGGCGTATATTCTTCAAGGTATGCCGGTGAGAAGGTCACCTACGCCGATAACAATCGCAAGCTCCTCAAAGAGCTTGAAGGCGTCCCGGATGAAAAACGCACGGCTCGCTTTCGGTGCGTAATGGCTATCTGCTGGGGAGTCGATGATGTCCAGACGGTCGAAGGTGTGGCGGAGGGTTTCATCGCGGGTGAAACATCCGGAAGCAGCGGGTTCGGCTATGACCCTTTGTTTTACTATCCACCGGCAGGCAAACGTTTCTCTGAGATGACGCTCGAGGAAAAGAATCTGGTATCTCACAGAGGAAAAGCTCTTCAGGAAGTCCGCACGGTAATAATCGACCGCCTCAACAGCCTTCGCGACTGAGCGGGACAATCAATCTGAATTTCACAGACATTGCTATATCAGCTTCTGATTTTCATCTGCGGAAATTGTGACCTCACGTCGCCACGACATTTCACTCCGTTGTGTCAGGTCTTGATTTCCGTCTTCGGAAATTGTGACCTGACACCTCCATTAAATCTTAATACGGATTATGATTTGACCGTATCTTCGGTCAGGTCCTTCTCGAAGAACGTCGCGCCATCGATTGGATTGTAGTAATACGGTTGAACTGATTTGAAACCGAGCGACCGATAGATTGCCATCGCCTCGGCCATGGTGTCGATAGTATCCAGTACCATCTTGCGGTAGCCTATCGCGCGGGCATCTTCGACCACCTTCTCCGCCAGCGTGTGGCCTATCTTTTTGCCCCGGAACTGCGGCCTCACCCACATTCGCTTCATCTCACAGATAACGCTCGAAAGCTGGCGCAAGCCCACACAGCCGGCCGGCTGGCCATCGCACAGCGCCAAATACAAACGTCCTTCCGGTGGAGCATATTCTCCCGGAAGGTTGGCAATTTCTTCCTCGATATTCTGGAAAGAGAGGTCAAAACCGAGCGACTCGATATACTCCCGAAACAGCTCGTAAACCGCTGCCAGATGTTCTTTCGTGGTGGCCTGGATTATTTCAACCATAAATAGGTTGTCGGCATTCCGAAGCTACAACTGTAGCTCCATGCGTATGACCTGGTCGTTTCCGATTTTATTAACCGCTGTTTGTTTGAAGCCGAGAATTTGATAGATCGAAATCGCCCGCTCCATCATGGGGATGGTCTCCAGGACCATCATCTTATACCCCATTTTGCGCGCCCGCGCGATGATTTCCTCGGCGAGATTCCAGCCGATAT comes from the Candidatus Zixiibacteriota bacterium genome and includes:
- a CDS encoding N-acetylmuramoyl-L-alanine amidase, with the translated sequence MNSIYRLISVNFLIALALAFAAPIVSAENVKVAISGTTQEIKAYNDREIEYISFSEFADIIGGSLDWSLVGHEIIYTQDTNRFVFVVGSPYFKRNDSLFNLTYPAQFIQGQLYLPAVTFIPFLDHVSYQKITWVGQSNTIRVDSEYFNVTDMTMSAKANGLLIEIYLTSALAYDIFVTEGNWINVSIRDGKLNIPRLQSRRDSRYMYDLKTHQQSQVGQLSIRLKRKVDKWTHKVQMDPPRIQISIADVNFDMEPSDTTPKIGPDDKIDVIVIDAGHGGAHYGAIGQKGTREKDVALGIAKELAKLIRKDKQFKVVMTRDRDETVTLQERADIANKASADLFISIHANSSLKQHVQGWNVFFLAPAKNDSARAVAQFENSAFFREQEPENNNNSSGLTYDDPILTILNEMIMTEFQAESHDLAMMLDREFRRNLKIPARGVDQAGFYVLNMVFAPSILVEAGFISNQTEEKLLKKDDYQKDVAKAVYDAIKRFKAKYESQ
- the murI gene encoding glutamate racemase, producing MSKPIKSDREAPIGVFDSGVGGLTVLKEIFNLLPFEDCVYFGDVGRTPYGGRSKDIITQFTRQDVAFLIEQKVKFIVSACNTASSVALPEIKRDYPVEMIGVIEPGARAAAERTKGGKIGIIGTHATIGSNAYAKCIHEIDPKLKVFSLACPLFVPLAEEGYIDKEATYLIASDYLQTMKDVDVDTLVLGCTHYPLLKHVIGDVMGDNVQLIDSAEETARVVNELLSEMNLLNPHASQTPCPEGETKYFVSDVPERFSGVASRFLGREVSRITRVDISRY
- a CDS encoding XTP/dITP diphosphatase, translated to MQLVLATNNEDKIREIRHLLDDLPVTIMTRNDFLEFPDVEETGTTLEENAVLKARAISEFCDLPALADDSGLEVDALNGAPGVYSSRYAGEKVTYADNNRKLLKELEGVPDEKRTARFRCVMAICWGVDDVQTVEGVAEGFIAGETSGSSGFGYDPLFYYPPAGKRFSEMTLEEKNLVSHRGKALQEVRTVIIDRLNSLRD
- a CDS encoding GNAT family N-acetyltransferase is translated as MVEIIQATTKEHLAAVYELFREYIESLGFDLSFQNIEEEIANLPGEYAPPEGRLYLALCDGQPAGCVGLRQLSSVICEMKRMWVRPQFRGKKIGHTLAEKVVEDARAIGYRKMVLDTIDTMAEAMAIYRSLGFKSVQPYYYNPIDGATFFEKDLTEDTVKS